A single Clavibacter nebraskensis NCPPB 2581 DNA region contains:
- a CDS encoding AAA family ATPase, which translates to MIRTLAVSGYRSVCDLALPLTGLDVVTGANGSGTTNVYRALRLIAGMAQGGAVGALAREGGLEAVLWAGPRACRAPCAGVMSLGFEQPGILRVLDAAELSDGTLRMLMLTAALLTTETPEPMVLNEPETSPHGETVLRGQGLLSAPSWDWARASERPAAHTTTPPGRGPGGRREREASGGAGCRDQRPNAADAGQSNGSPPAERPTRLR; encoded by the coding sequence ATGATCCGCACCCTCGCCGTCTCCGGCTACCGCTCGGTCTGCGACCTCGCCCTGCCGCTCACGGGGCTCGACGTCGTCACGGGCGCCAACGGCAGCGGCACGACCAACGTGTACCGGGCGCTCCGCCTCATCGCCGGCATGGCGCAGGGTGGCGCCGTCGGCGCGCTCGCCCGGGAGGGCGGGCTCGAGGCGGTGCTGTGGGCCGGCCCGAGGGCCTGTCGCGCGCCATGCGCGGGCGTGATGTCGCTGGGCTTCGAGCAGCCCGGCATCCTGCGCGTCCTCGACGCCGCGGAGCTGTCCGACGGCACGCTGCGGATGCTCATGCTCACGGCCGCGCTCCTCACCACCGAGACGCCGGAGCCCATGGTGCTCAACGAGCCGGAGACGAGCCCGCACGGCGAGACGGTGCTCCGCGGGCAGGGCCTCCTCAGCGCGCCCTCGTGGGACTGGGCACGCGCTAGCGAACGACCTGCAGCGCACACGACGACGCCTCCCGGTCGCGGCCCGGGTGGGCGGCGCGAGCGGGAGGCGTCGGGTGGTGCGGGGTGCCGGGATCAGCGGCCGAACGCCGCCGATGCG
- a CDS encoding diacylglycerol/lipid kinase family protein yields MTTSTPAPAPSPASTDGPTHRAAVVYNPIKVDLASLKTKVAQAAGAAGWQETLWFETSEDDPGKGAAQEALSHDVDMVIAAGGDGTVRAVAEGMSGSGVSLGLLPSGTGNLLARNLKLTLNDVEHSLEAAFSGRDRTVDLAAIEILREDETRDKHVFVVMAGVGIDAKMLANTDSELKKRVGWLAYVDAIFKALRDRDQLRLRYRLDGRSVHRRRAHTLIVGNCGSLPANILLLPDAAVDDGILDVVLMRPEGILGWLQIWLKVAWENGVVRRTAAGRRLMGPEKEVRALEYRTAEEVVVRLEKEEDIELDGDPFGRALGFKIQVLPGGLTVRVPQDS; encoded by the coding sequence ATGACGACCTCCACCCCCGCCCCCGCACCCTCGCCCGCGTCCACCGACGGGCCGACCCACCGTGCCGCCGTCGTCTACAACCCGATCAAGGTCGACCTCGCGTCGCTGAAGACGAAGGTCGCACAGGCTGCGGGCGCCGCCGGCTGGCAGGAGACCCTCTGGTTCGAGACCAGCGAGGACGACCCGGGCAAGGGCGCCGCCCAGGAGGCCCTGTCCCACGACGTCGACATGGTCATCGCGGCGGGCGGCGACGGCACGGTCCGCGCGGTCGCCGAGGGCATGTCGGGATCCGGCGTCTCGCTCGGCCTCCTGCCCTCCGGCACCGGCAACCTGCTGGCCCGCAACCTCAAGCTCACGCTCAACGACGTCGAGCACTCCCTCGAGGCCGCGTTCTCCGGCCGTGACCGCACGGTGGACCTCGCGGCCATCGAGATCCTGCGCGAGGACGAGACGCGCGACAAGCACGTCTTCGTGGTGATGGCGGGCGTCGGCATCGACGCGAAGATGCTCGCGAACACCGACTCGGAGCTGAAGAAGCGCGTCGGCTGGCTCGCCTACGTCGACGCGATCTTCAAGGCGCTCCGCGACCGCGACCAGCTCCGCCTGCGCTACCGTCTCGACGGCCGCAGCGTCCACCGTCGCCGCGCGCACACGCTCATCGTCGGCAACTGCGGGTCGCTGCCCGCCAACATCCTGCTGCTGCCGGACGCCGCGGTCGACGACGGCATCCTCGACGTCGTGCTCATGCGCCCCGAGGGCATCCTCGGCTGGCTCCAGATCTGGCTCAAGGTCGCGTGGGAGAACGGCGTCGTCCGCCGCACCGCCGCGGGCCGCCGCCTCATGGGCCCGGAGAAGGAGGTGCGGGCGCTCGAGTACCGCACCGCCGAGGAGGTCGTGGTGCGCCTCGAGAAGGAGGAGGACATCGAGCTCGACGGCGATCCCTTCGGCCGCGCCCTGGGCTTCAAGATCCAGGTGCTCCCCGGTGGGCTGACCGTGCGGGTGCCGCAGGACTCCTGA